A stretch of the Xiphias gladius isolate SHS-SW01 ecotype Sanya breed wild chromosome 21, ASM1685928v1, whole genome shotgun sequence genome encodes the following:
- the gata2b gene encoding endothelial transcription factor GATA-2b — translation MDVTADQPRWMHHHAVLNGQHPDSHHPGLGHNYMEPAAQLLPPDEVDVFFNHLDSQGNPYYHNSARARVSYSQAHARLTGTQVCRPHLIHSPGISWLDGGKAALSAHHHNAWAVSPFSKPSLHHPGSASPGGLSAVYPCSSNSNTVSAPSLTPPSHSSPHLYTFPPTPPKDVSPDPGAASPSSSATRMDEKESIKYQVSLTEGMKMEGSSPLRSSLASMSAQTPSTHHPIPTYPTYSLPAAHEYGSSLFHPGSLLGASSCFNPKNKGKTRSCTEGRECVNCGATSTPLWRRDSTGHYLCNACGLYHKMNGQNRPLIKPKRRLSAARRAGTCCANCQTTTTTLWRRNANGDPVCNACGLYYKLHNVNRPLTMKKEGIQTRNRKMSNKSKKSKRGNDSYEEFSKSLHDKSSPFSATSLAGHMSMGHLPPFSHAGHMLPTPTPIHPSFGHPHHSNMVTAMG, via the exons ATGGATGTGACGGCCGATCAGCCCCGCTGGATGCATCACCACGCCGTGCTGAACGGACAACACCCGGACTCTCACCACCCCGGCCTGGGGCACAACTACATGGAGCCCGCGGCGCAGCTCCTGCCTCCGGACGAGGTGGACGTTTTCTTTAATCACCTGGACTCGCAGGGAAACCCGTACTACCACAACTCTGCCAGGGCCAGGGTGTCCTACAGCCAGGCGCACG CTCGTCTGACAGGGACTCAGGTCTGCCGGCCTCATCTCATCCACAGCCCGGGGATTTCATGGCTGGACGGGGGGAAGGCTGCCCTCTCAGCCCACCACCACAACGCCTGGGCCGTCAGCCCCTTCAGCAAGCCCAGCCTGCACCACCCCGGCTCCGCGTCTCCCGGCGGGCTCTCCGCCGTCTACCCGTGCAGCAGCAACTCCAACACGGTGTCCGCGCCGTCGTTAACGCCGCCGTCCCACTCCAGCCCCCACCTGTACACTTTCCCCCCGACGCCACCAAAGGACGTATCGCCGGACCCGGGGGCCGCGTCTCCCTCGTCTTCCGCTACCAGAATGGACGAGAAGGAATCTATCAAGTACCAAGTGTCGTTAACGGAGGGGATGAAGATGGAGGGATCCAGTCCGCTGAGGAGCAGCCTGGCCTCCATGAGCGCTCAGACGCCCTCCACCCACCATCCCATACCGACATATCCCACCTACTCTCTCCCAGCTGCACACGAGTACGGCAGCAGTCTGTTTCACCCAGGCAGCCTACTGGGAGCATCGTCCTGCTTCAACCCCAAGAACAAAGGCAAGACACGGTCCTGCACCG agGGCCGTGAGTGTGTAAACTGTGGTGCCACCTCTACACCTCTGTGGAGACGTGACAGCACCGGACACTACCTGTGCAACGCCTGCGGGCTGTACCACAAGATGAACGGCCAGAACAGACCGCTCATCAAACCCAAACGCAGGCTG TCTGCTGCCAGACGGGCAGGCACCTGTTGTGCTAACTGTCAGACGACCACCACCACACTCTGGCGGCGCAATGCAAATGGAGACCCAGTGTGCAACGCCTGCGGCCTCTACTATAAACTGCATAAC GTGAACCGGCCCCTGACCATGAAAAAGGAGGGAATACAGACACGCAACCGGAAAATGtccaacaaatccaaaaaaagcaAGCGGGGCAACGACAGCTATGAGGAGTTTTCCAAAAGCCTGCACGACAAGAGCTCTCCCTTCAGCGCCACCTCTCTGGCCGGACACATGTCCATGGGCCACTTGCCGCCTTTCAGCCACGCTGGACACATGCTCCCTACGCCCACCCCAATACACCCGTCATTCGGCCACCCGCACCACTCTAACATGGTGACGGCCATGGGCTGA